One stretch of Arachis duranensis cultivar V14167 chromosome 1, aradu.V14167.gnm2.J7QH, whole genome shotgun sequence DNA includes these proteins:
- the LOC107479485 gene encoding uncharacterized protein LOC107479485, translating to MVDVDRRMTGLNPAHVAGLRRLSVRAAAPLSPSVTLRNGLLSFSSLANKVATHLRNSGIQVEPGLTDTEFAIAEAEFGFTFPPDLRAVLAAGLPVGAGFPDWRASGISRQLLRCSLELPAAAVSVHVARNAMWAKTWGPRPNEQTKALCVARNALKRAPILVPIFDHCYVPCNPCLAGNPVFFIDEERMFRCGFDLSDFFERESLFRSSDAGNMSSRRNFNVSGGKKPRWIDFWSDAVTDFRRKSSSSAAMASPERFLDIRRWKVPKGVEQYIERIGSCLKDGGWSESEVSEMVQVSGSGLGLDPGSDLCSGLDNQGVLDALLLKADRFSDSLRNSGWSSEEVSDALWFNFQPGKDQKPAKKLSFEQVERIGKLAESVSQSLYVEIDLGSVK from the coding sequence ATGGTCGACGTGGACCGGAGGATGACGGGTCTGAACCCGGCTCACGTAGCCGGTCTAAGGCGACTCTCCGTCCGAGCTGCCGCCCCTCTTTCACCATCCGTCACCCTACGCAACGGCCTGCTCTCGTTCTCTTCCCTCGCAAACAAAGTCGCCACCCATCTCCGCAACTCAGGTATCCAGGTCGAGCCGGGTCTCACCGACACTGAGTTCGCCATCGCGGAGGCGGAATTTGGCTTCACCTTCCCTCCAGACCTCCGCGCCGTCTTGGCTGCCGGACTTCCCGTCGGCGCCGGATTTCCGGACTGGCGCGCCTCGGGCATCTCCCGCCAACTCCTCCGCTGCTCGCTGGAGCTCCCAGCTGCTGCGGTCTCCGTCCACGTGGCAAGAAACGCGATGTGGGCCAAGACGtggggcccaaggcccaacgaGCAAACGAAGGCGTTATGTGTGGCCAGGAACGCGCTCAAGAGAGCGCCGATTCTTGTCCCAATCTTTGACCATTGCTACGTTCCATGCAACCCTTGCCTCGCTGGGAACCCTGTCTTCTTCATCGACGAGGAACGCATGTTCCGATGCGGCTTCGACCTCTCGGATTTCTTCGAGCGGGAGTCTCTGTTTCGAAGCTCCGACGCTGGGAATATGTCGTCACGGCGGAATTTCAATGTTTCCGGCGGAAAGAAGCCGCGGTGGATAGATTTCTGGAGCGACGCCGTCACGGATTTTCGTAGAAAATCGTCGTCGTCGGCGGCGATGGCTTCGCCGGAGAGGTTTTTGGACATTCGGCGGTGGAAAGTGCCGAAGGGCGTGGAGCAGTATATAGAGCGAATCGGGTCGTGTTTGAAGGACGGTGGATGGAGCGAATCTGAGGTATCAGAAATGGTTCAGGTTTCAGGTTCCGGTTTGGGTTTGGATCCAGGTTCGGATTTGTGTTCGGGTTTGGATAATCAGGGGGTATTAGATGCTTTGTTGTTGAAAGCAGATAGGTTCTCAGACTCGCTCCGGAATTCTGGGTGGAGCTCCGAAGAGGTTTCGGATGCTCTGTGGTTCAATTTTCAACCGGGGAAGGACCAGAAACCGGCTAAAAAGCTGTCATTTGAACAGGTTGAAAGGATTGGGAAACTGGCGGAATCGGTTTCCCAGTCACTATACGTGGAAATAGATTTAGGATCAGTTAAATAg